The sequence CTAGGCACCGGCTCCTATAAAGTTTCCATCCTTGAGAATACCAGCGGCAACAAGTATAAAATCATATATTCCGATTCTATCGACCTTTCGGTAAGCGATCCTAACGCCGTATATCTGAGCTCTGTGCAGAATGTTAAATGGAGTCCGTCCGACAAAGCGATCCAAAAAGCGAAACAACTCACCCAGAATGCCAACACCGACAAAGAAAAAGTAACCGCCATCTATAACTATATCGTCTCCAACGTGAAATACGACTACGCATTGGCAGCCAACGTATCCACCGACTACGTGCCGGACATCGACAGAACGCTTGTCAGCAAAAAAGGAATCTGCTACGACTATGCTTCCCTCTTTGCGGCTATGCTTCGCAGCGTGGATGTTCCCGCTAAGCTTGTGATGGGTGAAAGCAGCTATGTATCTGAATATCATGCATGGAATGAAGTCCTCATTGATGGGCAGTGGGTGACTATTGATACGACGGTAGACGCCGGCTTGGGTAAGAGTAATAAAGCGGTCTCCCTGATTAAAAACGCCAGCAAATACAGCGGTGCGAAGTATTATTAAGTAGTTGAAAGCTTCATGAAATAAAACGAACAATCCGCTTAAATAATAAGTGGATTGTTTTTTTGTATTTAGGGGTTGCCATATTCCCAAAGAAGAGGTATTATAGATAAGTCGTCCTCGTGGGACACAAGCTTTTACCGAAAAGAGAAAATATTTTTTTGAAAAAAAGCTTGCGTTTCTGTAGAGTGTATGATATATTATAAGAGTTGCTGCTGAGGCAAAGTTGAGCGGCGGCAAAGAAGTTTGATCTTTGAAAACTGAACAGCGAGTGAGTGGGAATTCGCTTAGCGAGTTCCAAAATGAAGAGAAGAAATTCTCGTCAGATGTTTCAAAATGAGCGAATCGCTCTTTCAATACTTTATTGGAGAGTTTGATCCTGGCTCAGGACGAACGCTGGCGGCGTGCCTAATACATGCAAGTCGAGCGGAGTTGTGATGGAGCTTGCTCCTAATCAACTTAGCGGCGGACGGGTGAGTAACACGTAGGCAACCTGCCCCTTGGACTGGGATAACTACCGGAAACGGTAGCTAATACCGGATAATTCCTCTTAGCTCCTGCTAGGAGGCTGAAAGGCGGAGCAATCTGTCACCAAGGGATGGGCCTGCGGCGCATTAGCTAGTTGGTGGGGTAACGGCTCACCAAGGCGACGATGCGTAGCCGACCTGAGAGGGTGAACGGCCACACTGGGACTGAGACACGGCCCAGACTCCTACGGGAGGCAGCAGTAGGGAATCTTCCGCAATGGGCGAAAGCCTGACGGAGCAACGCCGCGTGAGTGATGAAGGTTTTCGGATCGTAAAGCTCTGTTGCCAGGGAAGAACGTCCTTAAGAGTAACTGCTTAAGGAGTGACGGTACCTGAGAAGAAAGCCCCGGCTAACTACGTGCCAGCAGCCGCGGTAATACGTAGGGGGCAAGCGTTGTCCGGAATTATTGGGCGTAAAGCGCGCGCAGGCGGCTGTTTAAGTCTGGTGTTTAAACCATGGGCTCAACCTGTGGTCGCACTGGAAACTGGACAGCTTGAGTGCAGAAGAGGAAAGTGGAATTCCACGTGTAGCGGTGAAATGCGTAGAGATGTGGAGGAACACCAGTGGCGAAGGCGACTTTCTGGGCTGTAACTGACGCTGAGGCGCGAAAGCGTGGGGAGCAAACAGGATTAGATACCCTGGTAGTCCACGCCGTAAACGATGAGTGCTAGGTGTTAGGGGTTTCGATACCCTTGGTGCCGAAGTTAACACAGTAAGCACTCCGCCTGGGGAGTACGGTCGCAAGACTGAAACTCAAAGGAATTGACGGGGACCCGCACAAGCAGTGGAGTATGTGGTTTAATTCGAAGCAACGCGAAGAACCTTACCAGGTCTTGACATCCCTCTGAATACGTTAGAGATAGCGTAGGCCTTCGGGACAGAGGAGACAGGTGGTGCATGGTTGTCGTCAGCTCGTGTCGTGAGATGTTGGGTTAAGTCCCGCAACGAGCGCAACCCTTGACTTTAGTTGCCAGCAGGTGGTGCTGGGCACTCTAGAGTGACTGCCGGTGACAAACCGGAGGAAGGTGGGGATGACGTCAAATCATCATGCCCCTTATGACCTGGGCTACACACGTACTACAATGGCCGGTACAACGGGAAGCGAAGCCGCGAGGCGGAGCCAATCTTATAAAGCCGGTCTCAGTTCCAGAAAGGGAAGATAGTAGTTTTTTTGCAGCTGGAGTTCCGGGTTGATCAGGGCCGCCGGTTTAAATCGGCACTCTGGAACATACACCTTCATCAGCTTCATCAGCCGGTCGGAAAGCAGCGGAAACGGGCTTTCCATAAAATCGACAAACTGGCTCTCCTTGCCCGCCTTGACATGGAACACAAGCACCCGCGGCAGCTCTTCAGGCGGCAGCTTATTCACTTTCCACAGGTCGATGCGTCCCATCCCTTTCTGCAGCACCGGTACATCGGTATACCGCTGATCCTGCTTTAAGTAGAAATAATCCATCGCTTCTCCCCTCTTTTCCGCAAATGGGGATGCCGCCCCCCGCCTCGGCCGTTTGGCGTTCCAGTTTACACAGGATGATACTCTCATCCCGGTACTCACCAGCCGATAGGGTGAACGGTTCCGCTTAGCCAGTTCCTCCAGTTTTGGGCTTGTGATTAGAGCCGGAATCATGGTTTTAAGAAATTGAAGTGTCAGCAGATGATATTTAACGGCTTCGATCTGCGTGATTTGCTCGATATCCATCGACGTAATCTTGCGGGCATAGTCTCTTTTATTTTCTTCAAGTCCTGCCATTCGGTTGAAGAGCGGCCTGAACACAAAATCCGCCGACCATAATTCCGCGCACTCTACCGGGTCCAGAAACCAGTTGGCATCATGGGCGTCGATCCGGTAGTACGCTTTATTTTCAAGTAAACTAGTGCGAAGCAAGGAGATATACATATATTGGATGTCACCCTTCATCCCCGCGCGCTGCTGCAGCAATGCCTTTTCACACACGGCTTCGAATGCGCTCAGGAGGTCGGCCTCAATCTGTTCGTTATGCTCTTCCACATACTGCTCAATCAGCGAAAGATCGCCCAGCCAGCCTTCAAGCACATGCCTCTCCAGAAAATCCTGCAGCGCCGCATCCCGGTCCATCCTCTTCATTCGATGTTCACCTTGCCGCCTTTAAGCGTGACATTGTCCATGATCTGCAATGTAGCCCCGGCTTGGATCAGATCTACGCCTTCATCGCCTTCGATGAATACCTTGCTGCCCCGGATTTCGATATCCTCTTCGGCATGCAGCATGATTTTTTTGTCACTGTTGATTTCAATGCCGCCTTCATCGGTCAGACGCATGAGAAGCTGGCCGCTGCCGATAATTTCTACGGCTCCCGGTTTGAACACGATCTGTTTGCCATACTTGGTGCTGATGCTTTTCACGGAAGGGTCACTGCGCTTGACGGGGTCGGAGGAGGTGATATCGACGGAGCTTGCAGCGAAAGCATGGTGCTCCTGTTCGTCGGGGAAATACAAGCGTACCTCATCCCCCTCTTCCGGCATGACATACCAGCCGCTGCCATCCGGAGAAGAGTAGACGGTAGAGTAAGAGAACCACATGGAGCCGGATGAGGAGGAGCCCTGATCGATTTCCAGATGGAGCTGTACTTTATCTTTGGAGATCTTCGTTACCTTGCCAAAAAGGGACACTCCCGCCAGCTGCGTGGCATAAACCGTCCGGCATTCAAATCCCTGCTTATTACGAAGGTGATAACGGCTGACAACCAGACCGCCTTCAATCACCGTTTCCGCCCGGGCCACATACAGGGTTTGCCCCTGAAAGCTGACGGGACTGCCAAGCTCCAATACTTTAGGGCTGGTCACTTCATAGCTCAGGCTGCTCTGCTCGCTGGCCTCGGGAATTCCATTGCCGGCCTTTAGTTTGTATTCATGAAGGTCTTTTCGGATGGTGTAGTTAAACTCTTCAAGCGGCCGCGCCTCTCCCAAATCCGGTAAACCAACGACAAATTTCAAGCCCTGCTGCATGGAAAAAGGAATCACCACCGCATGCAGCCTGGAAGCCGCACGTTTGACAAATGCCCAGTCGGTCTCGTTGTATTGAACCAGCAATTCGCCAATGGACCGCCCGCCGGAAGCTTCATCAATTACCTCGGCATCCGCGTAATCTGCGGCAACCTGGGAGAACAGTTCGTTGTACGCTTGCCCTGTATTTTGAAAGGAGCGGCTTTGCCGGGTTAAATCCATAAGCAGCGTTAAGCTTGCGGCCTCAACGGTCATTTCACGCACATGATTTACGGCTCTCACGGTGATGTCCGACACGGTTCCCTGAAACAAAATGACCTGGCGCTCGTCATCCCGCAGAAAAACCTGAATGCTCTCCTCTTCATCCGCCTTCTCCACATACTGATCCAGCAACCCATCCGGCACGATGCCGGTAATGGAAAAAGACACGTGCTCATTAACCTGCTTAAGCAGCTTCAGACTGGTAATTCGCTCAAATTGATACGGCCAGACCACAACATTGGCTGCGGTAAAGAAAGCATCGCTCATAAGCTGGGTTCCTCCTCTTCCTGAACGGTCCGTATGGAACGAATCACTTGCACCACAATATCCCGCCAGTCCGCGTATTGTCTGTACGGACAGTTGAAACTGCCCATCACTGTCTCGCCCTCAAGTTCAAAATAGAACAAATTGTGATAGACCGGTTCATCCAGCGCAGGGCTTTTGAAATCAAAATAACCGATGCTTTTCCCGTTCACTTCTTCAAGCTGTTCGTCATAGAAAACGTTCGCCGGCTGCATTTTTTTCAGCATGGCTTTCATACCGGAGGTCAGCCTTTGAACCCATCCGTCCTGCAGCTTTTGGTCCACCCGGTTTAACGTAAGATTTACCGTCCCGGGCTCATTGCTCAAGACGATCTCGGGACGCTGTTCGTAAGGGTATTTTATTTTCTGCATCGCAACAGGCATTTCCTCGAAAGTGACGGGAAGGTACATCTTCAGCTTGTCTTCAAAAAAAGCGCGTTCCACAAACTCGTAGCTTTCGTCTCCGATGCGAACAGGACCCGATAAGATATCCCTGGGCATTTTAGCCTGTTCCACTTGATTAAGCAGCGCTTGTATTTGTTCATCCTGAAAGCTCACATTCATTCCTCCCTTATCCGTTGGTATACGGGTTAATCTACGATCATCCGCTGCGGGCCAAGGGCCGTTCTGCGTAAGGAATTCGCCCTTCCGGAATCCGATAAAATACGAGACAGCTCATTATGGATTTGCATATTGGAATACTCCCTGTATGCTGATCCGGACCGGATTGTCCGCTTGTTCTCTTAGTTCTAGTGCTGTTGATAATACGCCCAATCTGCTCTCTAATCGATTCATACTCCGCTTGTATCTGAGCAATTAGGCCTGCCGCCGTTTATGCTGTTTCTTTCACCTGTTTTATCGTTGTTTTCTTTCTCCTTTAATTTTGGGCATGCAAACCAGCTAATGTTTGTCAAGTGATCCGTCTTGGAGAATTTAAAAATTGCTGGTATAGTTATTCTTAAGCACAGCAAAGAACCCTCCATTGGCGTGGAGAGCTGCTGGGTTAATATGGAATTATGGTTGGTAAGGCTGGCCTTTGCGAAGGATAGCGTAAATGTGATGAAGCAGCTTGTTGGCGCAAGCAATCACCGCTACCTTGTAAGGTTTGCCTTCTTTCTTTTTTTTGTCATAATAAGGTCTGAGTTTGGAACAGTTGCCTCTTCGAAGACCGCAATGTACGGTTAAATATAACGCCCTTCGCAGGCGTTTGGAGCCTCGCTTGGTAATTCGGTTGCTGGAAGCTGTGAATTTTCCTGAGCTAAATACTCCAGGATCCAGTCCCGCATAAGCTACAAGCTGTTTGGGACTTTCAAACTGCCGAATGTCTCCGAGCTCCGCCACCAGCGTAGCCGCCAGTTTCTCTCCAATCCCGGGAATGGTTCGCAGCAGTTCCACTTCCGGCATCCCGCGTGAAAGTTCCTGCATCTGCTTCTCTAACCGCTTTAATTGCTCTTGAAAAGAACGAAGCAGTGAAAGCATCCCTTCCAGAATGCAGACCTGAGATGAACTCACGTTTGTCCGGTGCCATTCACGCAAGGCCTCTTCTACACGCCAAACTTTTTCTTCCACCCACGACTGGGCATGCGACCGGCCTGCTGTTTCCTCTATCGTCTTTCGTATGCGGTCTCCCTGCTCCTGCAAACAACACTCTAGCACTCGCTGCGCCGTTTCCGAATACAGGTCATGAAAAACTCCCTCAAACGTGGGAAATACTTGATCCAGCAAGGCCCGGGCATTCAGCTTCGCCAGTACATATAAAGCAGTCACAAACTCACGCTGCCTCGTCACTGCTGAAGTTCGGTATAGCTTTCTTCCTGAATCCGGTGAGGAAGGACCTCCCCCCGGTAATACATCTCGGCCAAGTGCCAGGCATCCGCCGCATCCGTCTTGACTTTCCGCAGTTTCGTTCCTTTCGCTCTTTGGACTGTAAGGGATTCACGATACAATGACTCATTCTCTGTTGCACTAGAAAGTCAAGCCCCCGGTGGTAATGTCCCGTCTTCCAAAATGATCACGGGTGCTTTGCCAGGCCTCTCCTGTAACTGCTCCGCGCATGCTTTCAACCGGCCAAATCCTTGCGCTCCATGACGAATGACTTCTGGTTTTCCCCACGCTTCATTCCGCTTAACAAAAACTTGAACTACACTGCTTCCCTTCGAGACATCCAATCCAATAACCGGTTCCATAACTTCCCCCACTCTTCCTGAATTCGCCGGTACTCCTACGATGGTTCCAAACCCATAGCTTCGCTTGTGATACGGGGTCCATTGCCCCTACCAGCTCAAACATGGGCATTGGAGGTAGTGGGAGAACGTTTGCATGACGGGGTATTCTCCCAAAAAAGCTCTCGTTCTCCCGGCTACCGCCATCTTAAACACCTAACAAAATAGGCCAACCAGAAGTTTCTGGCTGACCTAATAATACGAAAAAAAGCTCATTCCTACTCATGAATCAAGTTGGAATAAGCATTTGAAGGTTTATCAAGTTGTTTAGTGTTTGGTTTTTTTAGTCGTATTGTAACGATCCTTCTTCTAAAAAGTAAACAAAATCTTTACTGCCTTCTACTAGGTAAAGTAAGCGATGAGCTTTCCTTCCTCTGGATAATCGCTATCCTTATCCGTACGGAAGTCACCAACTTTATAAATCCCAAAATTTTCATTTTAACCATTTATTGAACAAATCCTTAAAGCACTACAACACTTTCAAAAAAATTGCTGTACGAGTCACCCTAATTTGGTTTCTTGACAGACCTTATCCCCTCATCATAAACATAGTCATTCGCAAGATTGTTTAAACATTTTATTCTTATTACTTTTTAAAAAGTCATTAATAAACCACAATTCGCTTCCTTTGCTTCCTTATAGAGCATTATGAGTTCGTCGTAAGCCTCTATTAATTCAGGAAAAGTTATATGGTATACCAAATCGTTTGATGATGGCAGGCTATTATTAATAAGAAGTTGTTTTAAATCGATAAGTTCATTATACATACTTGAAATGTCCTCGGCGTAAACGAATCCTAGTCCCATTCCGCCAGGATCAAGTTTAAACAATTCTGACTCTAAAGGACGACCGAGAATATAATAATCAGGATGAAATTTAGTAGACATCATATTTAATGCTTCTAATAATGCATCCCATGCATATGAAAGCCCCAATTCTTTTTCAGGTGAATAGTAACAAGTCATTGCAAAATCTGCGAGTTCCTGAACTTCGCCGTTTTCTAGTTCCTTTTCCCACTCTTTATTCAACAGCTCACCTGTGTATACGGACCGAACTGTACCAATTTTTTCCACAATAAACACCATCAATGAATCTACATCATTCGTAGCACCAGAAGTAATTATAATGTTGCTTAGTTCCTTATTAAAATTATCAGTATCAAATAAATAAGCTTTATGTTCCATTCCCATAATATTATTCCTCTTCCTTTTCTTTTTGACGCAGAATTAGGAGCGATCTTTCTAATTCTGTTCGAATATCTCCCTTTACTCGTCCATTCATAATAGGTTCTAACATTGAATAGGCATATTTGGGTGGAAGAGCTTTTGCAAAAATTGCGATAACTTCTTTTGCATAAGAATCAATTTTTATTTTCAAAATTTGCGACCCTATCTCAACTAATTTTTCATTAAACTCAGTATTTAACAAACTTAGTAAGGAACTTTCTTCAGAAGCGCTCCAAAGTGCCTCTAAACCTTTAATAATAACGTCTTCGTAATCGTTTTTTTTCATTTTCTGTATCCACGCTTCACTTTTATGGACATATGCTTCCAGTGCATTAATAATAAATCGCACATCCTCAAGTGTTAATACCATGTTACTAGAATAATTATATAATAAATTCAACTTAACACTAGGATGAATATCTCCCTTGAAAAAAGCCTCTTCAGCACCACTAGGACCATGTTCAAGACGAATAATTACAGATTGAAGAATCGCCTTTTCGCTTATTGAAGCATTAAAGTCATCTTCTGAAATCATCTTTTCCTTCTCCCGAAGTATAGAGACACTTTCAATATTATTTATACTTAAAAGGCTGTGCATGGCCTTAATTCTTATTCGTTGTGTTCGATGAAAAAGAGCTTCATATAGTCGTGGAATGAACATTTTATTGTGTGAAGCCCCCATAGCGATTACTATCTCAATAGGTAATTCTTCACCATGTTGTCGAAAAGCTTCATTTAGTTGTTCATCTGAAACAGTAACCCTAACATTATTTTCATTATAAGCATTGTACTCCATAGATACCTCCAACTCATCATGGGATCTTAAAATAATCAGGATCATAAACTTCCCGCCCTGCTGAGGTTCCTGTCTTTGGATCATATCTTTCTATTATAATCTGTTTTGGTGGTTCTCCATACTTTTGTTTATATGCATCGATAAATCTGCGGATTTCTTGCTTATCTTTTGAAATTGGTCTGCCAACAGGTTTATCATCAATGATATTACCTTTTGGAGGCCCTTGAACAGCATCTGGTATAGCTCTTTGATATTTCCTTGATGGTTCGCCATTTTTATCTATTCTCTTTGGCACTTCAATAATTTTTCCATCTTTATCCTTTAAGGGTTCGTTGACGGTATCGTACTCGCCACTTTCTCGACGTTCATCTGCCTTTTGCTTATGAACTTGCTTCCCTGCTTTAGTGCTGTTAGTTTCACCAGTAACGTTATTCTTTACATTACCTTTTCCCGTCCCCGCATTCCCTTTCTTACCATCTCCCGAATGAGACCCGCCACTGCCACCACCAGAAACAGCCCCTAAATGGCTGCCGTCTCCGCCGCCCCGGCCATGCCGCTTGCCCCCGGTGTTGTTGGTCAGGATGCCCAGCAGCGTGAGCACTTCTCGCGAGGCCCAGCCTTCCTCCTGCACCTTATCTACCGCTCTCTCTTGGGCTTCGCTCTTCATGTAGTTCCTTGCGGTTTGGCCGGCCATATTCAGGGCATAGTTTAGCTTCGGATTGTTCATTTCCAGGCGCTGCATCATTTTTTGCATTTTTTGCAGCACATCGGATTGGCTTAGGTTACTGCCCAGGTTTCGCGCTCCCGTGAACACTTTCCCCAGCGTACCCGTGCTGCTCATGGACTGCGCCACTTCCTTGGCTGCCTTCGCTACGCTGACCACTTTGTCCGTGGCCTTCGCCAGCATGCTCCCCGCCTTCATCGCGTCCCGCGCTATTTTGGCTCCCGCCGCCGCCCAGCCGGCAAACGGGATCGCCGAGGCAAGGGATAACGCTGCTCCCTTATAATCGCCCCGCGCCAGCGAGATCCCTGCATTCGCCACATCCGCGATCTCACCCACGCCCGGGATACAGCCCACCACATCCAGTACGACCTGCGTCACATCCAGAAATTTGCTCCAGAATCCCTTCTTCTTCGGCTTCTCTTCTTCCGGTGCCGCTTCCGTAACGAATGGCGCTTCCGGCTGCGGCTCCAGGTCCTCGACCGTCACCGGCGCTTTCGTCAGCCCCGCAAGCTCCACTTCGTCGCCCCGGATATCCGTGCTGCCGTCCATCACCACGCTGCTGTTGCCGCTCAACAGGTAGATCCCCTCTTGCGCCGTGATCTCTATCTTTTTCTCCGATGTCCACTCCAAATCCTTCTTGGCCGACAGCACGATGCCCGTATCGCTCTGGATCGTAATTCCGCTGCTGTCCTCCAGGGAGATGAACAGGCTGCCCGCGGTCGCCGTCAGGCTCAGATCGGACGCGCCGAATTTCAGCTCCTTGCCGTAATCCGTTCCCCAATATTTCGTGCCGGGGTCCTCCAGCTTCGGGGACGGCTGCCCGCCCTTGCGCACCGATCCCCGCGCCATCACTTCCTCTTCCCGTGCGCTGGGAAAATACACCTGCACCGCGTCCCCCGCCTTCGGCATGAGGTACAGCCCGCTGCTGCCCTCAGCGCTATATACGGATTCATACGGAATCCACATGGCCTCGCTTTTCTCCTGGCTGGCGTCGATGTCCAGGTGCACACGCACCCGGTCTTTTTGCAGATCAATGACTTTGCCGTCCAGCGAGACGCCGGTGATCTGCTCATTCAGGATGAAGGGCTGGTTTCGTTGCTATATCCCCCTGACAATATATCCATCGGGGTATCTAATCACAAAGTTACGTTTGTTTTGAAAGAACCGAAAGAAAATAAACATAACAAAAACAGGTCACTCATGGTAGTATCTGACCATAATCGACCTGTTCAACATAACGCTATTGCGTTAACAGGGTATACTTTTTTTCTATTACGTCCAATTAATACCAATTTCCTCAAACGAGGTAATACTTTCACTCAACCCTTCAGGACTATCTGATCCAATCTTTTCAATTTCGTTTTTTGTCAATGTGATACTTACATCAGGATTATTGATTTTTCTGTCATATATCGACCTTAATAGATCAACTTGTTCAGTCGTCATCTCATAATAATCTCGCCAAGATTCAATTGCAGAATCACTCTCCATAAACTGCCTCTCTAATAAATATCCACCACATTGCACTATTCTCACGATATTATCAATTGAAGCAATAGTATCATTATCACCCCAAAATGCAGTAGTGATAGATGGTGAGGTCGTGCCATCTTCATCCTCTTCAAGAAGATATTCTAAAGTTTCATTCTTAGCCAACTCAAAGACATCCTTTGGTGCACCCGTAAAAAAATCTATAGCTGTAGGGATATCGGTTCGAGTAAAGTTGTCATTTCGAAATGCCCCAACAAAATAATTACCTTTGAAAGTAATAGTTCCTCTTCCTCCCGAACCATCGACAACACTATAGTTATCACCATCCCATGAATGTTCGTATGATAATTCAGGATAGTGAGCAACCATTATTGCATGTGCTACCGATGCGAGTATACAACCGCTCCATAAATTGTTTTTATTTAATTGACTATTTAATATCACAGGCTTCATTTTTTTCTCCTTTTCGGTTTAGTTGGTGGTGTTTTCTTGCTTGGTTTATCAAGGTCCGAGGGTAACTTATTTGATTTTTCTCGATTTTCTTTTCGAGATAATACTTGAGCATTACTGTAACTGTTAGTACCACCTTTATCCCTAGGAATAATATGATCGATTTGCCATTCATTCGGATCGGGTGTAACACCTTTTTTACTTTTTTGAGGTTTAGTTAAAATTTGACCTTTTTCGTCAGACTTAACAACGCTACCATTTCGTTTCATATTTTCTTCAATTATCTTTTTCTTTTGAGCAGCTGTAAAGTCCTTTCCAGGACCAACGTGCTTGGAATCTTTAAGATGTGAATAAGGGCCATTGCCTGATTGTGGAGTACTCTTCTTCTCTGCATTATGTTTTTTCGGTTTTTGAGGTCTTTCCGTCCCCGCATTCCCTTTTCTTCCATCCCCCAAATGAGACCCGCCACCGCCACCACCAGAAATAGCCCCTAAATGGCTGCCGTCTCCACCGCCTCGGCCATGCCGCTTGCCCCCGGTGTTGGTCAGGATGCCCAGCAGCGTGAGCACTTCTCGCGAGGCCCAGCCTTCCTCCTGCACCTTATCTACCGCTCTCTCTTGGGCTTCGCTCTTCATGTAGTTCCTTGCGGTTTGGCCGGCCATATTCAGGGCATAGTTTAGCTTCGGACTGTTCATTTCCAGGCGCTGCATCATTTTTTGCATTTTTTGCAGCACATCGGATTGGCTTAGGTTACTGCCCAGGTTTCGCGCTCCCGTGAACACTTTCCCCAGCGTACCCGTGCTTCTCATGGACTGCGCCACTTCCTTGGCTGCCTTCGCTACGCTGACCACTTTGTCCGTGGCCTTCGCCAGCATGCTCCCCGCCTTCATCGCGTCCCGCGCTATTTTGGCTCC is a genomic window of Paenibacillus durus ATCC 35681 containing:
- a CDS encoding contractile injection system protein, VgrG/Pvc8 family, with product MSDAFFTAANVVVWPYQFERITSLKLLKQVNEHVSFSITGIVPDGLLDQYVEKADEEESIQVFLRDDERQVILFQGTVSDITVRAVNHVREMTVEAASLTLLMDLTRQSRSFQNTGQAYNELFSQVAADYADAEVIDEASGGRSIGELLVQYNETDWAFVKRAASRLHAVVIPFSMQQGLKFVVGLPDLGEARPLEEFNYTIRKDLHEYKLKAGNGIPEASEQSSLSYEVTSPKVLELGSPVSFQGQTLYVARAETVIEGGLVVSRYHLRNKQGFECRTVYATQLAGVSLFGKVTKISKDKVQLHLEIDQGSSSSGSMWFSYSTVYSSPDGSGWYVMPEEGDEVRLYFPDEQEHHAFAASSVDITSSDPVKRSDPSVKSISTKYGKQIVFKPGAVEIIGSGQLLMRLTDEGGIEINSDKKIMLHAEEDIEIRGSKVFIEGDEGVDLIQAGATLQIMDNVTLKGGKVNIE
- a CDS encoding phage baseplate assembly protein V, translated to MLNEQITGVSLDGKVIDLQKDRVRVHLDIDASQEKSEAMWIPYESVYSAEGSSGLYLMPKAGDAVQVYFPSAREEEVMARGSVRKGGQPSPKLEDPGTKYWGTDYGKELKFGASDLSLTATAGSLFISLEDSSGITIQSDTGIVLSAKKDLEWTSEKKIEITAQEGIYLLSGNSSVVMDGSTDIRGDEVELAGLTKAPVTVEDLEPQPEAPFVTEAAPEEEKPKKKGFWSKFLDVTQVVLDVVGCIPGVGEIADVANAGISLARGDYKGAALSLASAIPFAGWAAAGAKIARDAMKAGSMLAKATDKVVSVAKAAKEVAQSMSSTGTLGKVFTGARNLGSNLSQSDVLQKMQKMMQRLEMNNPKLNYALNMAGQTARNYMKSEAQERAVDKVQEEGWASREVLTLLGILTNNTGGKRHGRGGGDGSHLGAVSGGGSGGSHSGDGKKGNAGTGKGNVKNNVTGETNSTKAGKQVHKQKADERRESGEYDTVNEPLKDKDGKIIEVPKRIDKNGEPSRKYQRAIPDAVQGPPKGNIIDDKPVGRPISKDKQEIRRFIDAYKQKYGEPPKQIIIERYDPKTGTSAGREVYDPDYFKIP
- a CDS encoding transglutaminase-like domain-containing protein; the encoded protein is MKKFYFILLILLTLATSVPVTPAAAASGSSEWLDISNLSQGIVGIQYNAPQGKRTKLMITKNGSSYTYNLFASEPNESFPLQLGTGSYKVSILENTSGNKYKIIYSDSIDLSVSDPNAVYLSSVQNVKWSPSDKAIQKAKQLTQNANTDKEKVTAIYNYIVSNVKYDYALAANVSTDYVPDIDRTLVSKKGICYDYASLFAAMLRSVDVPAKLVMGESSYVSEYHAWNEVLIDGQWVTIDTTVDAGLGKSNKAVSLIKNASKYSGAKYY